A single Triticum dicoccoides isolate Atlit2015 ecotype Zavitan chromosome 2A, WEW_v2.0, whole genome shotgun sequence DNA region contains:
- the LOC119355800 gene encoding putative GEM-like protein 8 has translation MEKAGNEHVIGIPVSSTAIGIEEPEFTSDGATYVDGDAKYSTSAYTGGKSGRRTGDKFARGLKEHVTLGPKLYETVRGKLSLGARILQAGRVENVFRRWFSVEKKEKLLNASQCYCHLSTTAGPIAGMLFVSSERVAFRSDRSLALTSPKGDTVRVLYKADVRLRRVKAAIPSKNQHRPEQKYIQLVTDDGFEFWFMGFVSYQASLQHLEQAVSAAGSGMKV, from the exons ATGGAGAAGGCAGGAAATGAGCATGTGATCGGCATCCCAGTGAGCAGTACTGCTATCGGCATCGAGGAGCCCGAGTTCACGAGTGATGGAGCTACCTATGTCGACGGCGATGCCAAGTATTCGACGAGCGCGTATACCGGCGGCAAATCGGGCCGCAGGACCGGGGACAAGTTTGCTCGGGGCCTCAAAGAACATG TGACTCTCGGCCCTAAGCTGTACGAGACCGTGAGGGGCAAGCTGTCGCTGGGCGCGAGAATCCTCCAGGCCGGCCGCGTGGAGAACGTCTTCCGGCGGTGGTTCTCCGTGGAGAAGAAAGAAAAGCTCCTCAACGCCTCGCAGTGCTACTGCCACCTGTCCACCACCGCCGGCCCGATCGCCGGCATGCTCTTCGTATCGTCGGAGAGGGTGGCCTTCCGCAGCGACCGGTCGCTGGCGctgacgtcgcccaagggcgacacGGTGCGGGTGCTGTACAAGGCGGACGTCCGGCTGAGGAGGGTGAAGGCGGCCATACCGAGCAAGAACCAGCACCGGCCggagcagaagtacatccagttggTGACCGACGACGGCTTCGAGTTCTGGTTCATGGGCTTCGTCAGCTACCAGGCATCCCTGCAGCACCTCGAGCAGGCCGTCAGCGCGGCGGGGAGTGGGATGAAGGTGTAG